The DNA window CTGCGGAGATTGGTCTAAAGCCTGATCCAGATAAGCATTATAATCCGGTTCTCTGATTGTATTAGGTTCAAAACTATTCTGATAGGAGATTTCAAAATATTCGTTTCCATCACGTCCCATTAAGATATTGAGCTTTTGCCGGGTCACTTCTATTTTCTTTTCAATATCAGATAAACTTAATTCCAGTTGGGATAATTTGACAGATGTTCTTAAGACATCGCTTTTCATCACAACACCATTTTTATTAAGGTTTTCTATCATCTGAAGTTGTTTTTTCTCCGAAGAAATTTCAGTGGAAATAAATTCCCTAAACTGCAGGAATTTGTAGAGATCACAATAAGCAACTGCAGCATTGTATTTTGTATTATTCTTTTGAAGATCAAATTCATACTGCTGAATTATTTCCTCTTCTTCTTTCATTTTAATATTCCTTTTTTCCTTTCCGCCACTGTAGAGATTCAAGTTAAAATTGTATCCCACGCCATATCCATAATTGGAAACAGGTACATCTTGCGGTGAGGCCAACAATCCGTTGTTGTAAATAAGAAATTTTGAATTGAATTTAAAATCTCCTGCCACCGATAAGTCCGGCAAAAGCTTATCTTTGGCTTCGATAATGCTTAACTCGCTTTCTTTACGATGCAAGTCCGACAACTTTAACTGTCTGTTATGAAGTTCTGAAATGCTCCATACTTTTTCCAGTGTCAATACCTGAGTACTATCTGAAGTTTGAGCTTTATTCTGTGGAGAAATTAGAAAAACGACAATGCCTATGAACGTAATCAATTTATACTGCTGCATTTTTCTGTTGGCTAAGCTCTTGTTTTTCATGATTCTTTTTTCTTTGTTTCCAGGTCTTTATGAGAGTGATCAATTCATCCACTGCAAAAGACAAATCCACCATAGGCACAAATGGAAATGAACACGCAGAATGGAATAAAAAATCAATCTTCTGCATATTGTCTTCCGTTGAATTTCCGGTAACCGTTCTATTGTTTGCCGGATCTTTATATATCTTGTTTTCCATAAGCGATGTATTAATAAAACTTTGATACAAAATTATTTCATCGCCAGTAGTGTCATTTTATATAATTAGCCTAATTTTTGTCTATTTTAGCCAAATGAATTTCTTACAGGAGCTTAACAGGATTGTGGATCAGTATGATGATTCCATTTTGGTAATGCGACAGCAGACGGAACAACGGCTGCCGGCACACCAGCACAAGAAGGGACAGCTGCTTTTAGTATTTGGAGGTATCGCGTACTTGCAAACTCATGAAAGAGATTATTACATTCCTTCCAATCATTATATATGGATTCCTCAAAATTATCCTCATAATCTGCTGTATAATGCTCAGGATTTACACATTATTAATATCTATTTCCCGCAAGGTAGCGGAGACGAATTTTATACTCAATTGGGAATATATCCGGTAAGCAAACTCCTTTCGGAGATGCTTGTTTTCAGTGAAAAATGGCAGGGTAATTATTTTGAAGGAGAATGGGAATATGAATTTCTACACACCTTACAAACGCTCCTATCAAAAGAAAAACTGAAAAAATTCTCGATTCAGCTTCCCACCACAGAGGATGAAAGACTGAACAGCATTACTGCCGATTTACGAAAAAGAATCAGTGAGCCTCTTACTCTCGAGGATACGGCCAGTAAATTCGGTATGAGTGTTCGGAGTCTGACAAGGCTATTTCAAACGAAACTGCATATCTCTTTTGTTCAATATATAAAAATGCTTCGTGTGATCCGGGCCATGGAACTCATGAAAGACACTCATCTTACGGTTACAGAACTGGCTTATGAAGTGGGATACTCAAACATATCAGCCTTTAGCAATACTTTTTTCCAGCTTACCAATATGAGGCCCAGTGAGTTTAAAGCAATGTTATAAAAAATGAGGTATTTTATTTTGAGTATTTCTATCAATTTCCAAAATTCACAAAATGCGGAATATCGGTTCCAAAATTATTTATCGGTAAAAGGTTATTACGGTTGCTGTTGAAATCAAAAACCGAATTATTATCAAAAGGAACACGAGGATAATACATAAAAGAGATTTGAATTCTGTTGAAAACCAGAAACGGATTATTAATCAAAACCCCGATTCCTATTTTTGTGTTTACTTTTGTTTTCAGAAGGGTATCATTCGGCATTCCTAACCAGCCGACAGCTGCAGTTAAATAGGGGCTAAAATGGAAATTTTTCCAGGTTTTATTGATGAACATCTGGAGCTGGTATCTTAAAACCAGCTTTTTCGTTCCGATATAATCTGAATTGTATACAGGAAATTCATCAGGCGAAGTAAGCGTAATTCTGTCTTTATAAGAATAATTATGCTGTGGATTTCCCAATGCCAGAGTTGGTGAAAAGAAGTGTCTTACTTTTGCAAATTTCCAATCCATAAGTGGGGTAAAATAGGTTCCATCCAGGCGGAAAGACTCCCGGTTTTGTTCGTCTTCGTTAAAAAACCTTCCAAACTGGGCTTTCACAGTAAAATATCCAAGCCTTGTAAAATCGCCGTAAGATGCAGAAATGCCCACATACGGCTTCACATCACCGCTTCTGGACAAGCCTCCGGCAGTAAGATTTACTGAGTTACCATAGGCAATATCTTCAGGTAAATCATATTGAAAAATGTTTCTCTGAACCGAGAAGTTTCTGCGGATAAACCCGACAGACATCAGAAAACTGTTGTAAGATTTAAAATATTGATATTGATCGATACCTGGACTGTCTTTGTACTGATAATTCTGAAATCTTCCGATGATCGCAATATTGCTGGAGACCTTTTCAGTAGGATCTGATGAAATGGGAATCTGATAACCACCCCACAAATCCTGGTTGTACACTTTAATCTGAACTTCCGGGTAAGTGGTGTCCGTTCCTATCGGAAGTAAAACATTCCGCATAAAGTATTCAAATGTAAAACCTCCCGCCCATTTTGTTAACGGTGAGAAGAAGTCTCTTCTGACATTGAAATTGATTCTTTCATTTCTAAAAAAATCTCTTTCCCCAAGAATCTGAGCATTGATGTAAGAACCAAAAAGATTGTAAGCGGTATAGCTTCCCAAAAGGTAATTTTGCTTCTCTTTGGAGTCATTTCGGTACAGGAAATCAAAAGTGTGACCTAACCCCAGTACATTTTCTTCGGTAACTCCCAAACCAATTTTACTTCCTGAGTAACTTACCCTCGGTTTTAAACTCCAGGAATCAAGCACTCTTACTACGACGTCGATAGAATCTTTGTCAGAGCTACTTTCTTCAACGCCAATATTGACTCTGTTGACAAATGGCATCGCTCTGAGCAGACGTTCTGATTCGTATAGCTTCTGAGCATTATATTCTTCGCCTTCTTTAAAGAGCAAATAATTATCAACCGTAGAAACTCTTGTTGTAGAATGAAGATGATCCGTCAGCCAGTCATACCATTTAATCCTTTCTTTATTGTCTTTGGAACCATAACCAAAAGGGTCAATGGCTTCAACCCTTATCTTTCTGATGTATTTTTTGTTATAGGTCTCCTGGGCCAGCTTTTCAGTCCTGGACTTTACAGACGTAGAATCCGCCTCCCTACGGAATATGAGGCGATGAATGAATTTGGTTACCTTTCTTTTATCTGAAAATTCTTCTATTTTATAATACAGCGAGTCTTTTTTTTCCTGTGCATGCAAAGAGAAAAACGTGCTAAAAATGAAAATTAAAATTGCAATCGATCTAGTCATTAGTCATCAAAATTCAAAAGAGATTATCATATCAATTTATACGCCAATTGAGATTAAAAATAGGCTAATATCCTGAATTATCCAATGCCGGAACGGCTTTCTTTTGATTATTTGAACTTTTGTGGTACAAACCGATGATATGTTTTAAAAAAACGCCCCATAAAATGGTATTCAAATCAAATGACTTTTTTGAATCAAATAAAATTTATCAAAATATGATGAATTATAAATATTTTTTTACTTTTCAAATCGACTATAATTCGTTCATTTTACAAAAAAGACTACTATTTTTAACAAAATTAACCGAAATTATTCGCGTATAATTTAACGTTAATCCCAATTAATTGATATATTATCAATATTACAGTTCAAATCTTACCACCTTGGAATGCCCTATATAAAGCAAATACAACAAGGTGTAGTATGTAAGTAGATGCAAGTATAATTTAATTTACAAGAAAAATAAAAGTAAAAAATAACTTTTTATAATACATTTGATTGTTAACAAGATCATAAAATATTACTAAACTGAAATACTTTAAGATTATGAAAAAAATTAACGATTTTGTTTTCTGATCTTAATTTTTACTCTTTTCAACTTGCTGTTTAGAAAATGTTCTCGTTATGATCTTGTGATATTAAAAAAACCTGATGCTATTTTTTGCAATGTGAACTATCAACACTAACAAGTGCATCAAAACACCTCAGACACATTACACATTTATATTATAACATTAAAACACCACAATTTATGGAATTACACAAAAAAATCTTACTTGGCTCATTCATTTCAATCAGTATGGTATCTTGTAATACTACCAATGATACTATCAGCCCTCCGGAGCAAAAAACCGAATCGTTACAACCGGTACCAGCAGGAGATATTGCTAAAGGTTTCGAAAATACACAAATGTGTAAGGATGTTTATCTACCCGGCGAATCCTATATTCCAGGAACGGCCTCAAAAGGAGCTGTTGTTACCAGTAAAAAATGGCCGAACGGAACTGTTCTTACAGTACTACTTTCTGGTGGAACTACTAAAGTGCGCAATAAAGTAATGCAATATGCAAAGGAGTGGTCACAGTATGCCAATATTACTTTTAATTTTGTCACCAGCGGAACAGCACAGATTCGTGTTACGTTTACGTCCGGTGCCGGCTCTTATTCATATATAGGAAAAGATGCTCTTGGTATTGCTTCTAATAAAGAAACTATGAACTTCGGCTGGTTTAATGACAACACCAGTGATTCTGAATTCAGCAGAACCACGATCCATGAATTCGGGCATGCACTAGGGATGATCCATGAGCACCAACATCCATTAGCTGCGATCCCATGGGATAAACCAAAAGTGTATGCCTATTACGCAGGTTATCCTAATTATTGGTCTCAGGCTCAGGTTGACAACAATCTTTTTGCGAAGTACTCAACAACACAAACTCAGTACAGTGCTTACGACAAATTGTCAATTATGCATTATAGCATAAGTTCAGATCTCACCACCAACGGATTCAGTGTTGGAAATAATACGGTTTTATCGGCTACAGATAAGCAGTTTATCGGGACAGTGTATCCAAAATAAGAATATCGGTTTAGCAAAATATTTGTCTACCTTGTATACACAGGGTAGGCTTTTGTATTTGTATAATTATATATAGAGATTGTAATTGAAGAGATCACTTTGCGGTTTTAAAATCATCCATAAACCATTTGCTGCTAAAAAAATTAAAGACGTTTTTTATAAAAATGAGTAAATTTAAGATAAAAGCCACTGCAATTGCAGTGGCTTTTTACTTTCACACGATGTGATCGTGCGTGGTATAGGTGGATAATTTTAAAAAAAATTTACACAAAAGCTATTGATTATCGAGACCAAATTTATCTTCATAATTAAATTTTTCAAATTTATCAGAATTTTTTATAATTACTTCTAAAGAACCTTTTGGCTTTATTATTGAGTCCCCAACCACAATCTTATCCCACCAATCTCTATAAACCACAATACTATCTTTATTTCCATACACTACGAATGCTATATTGTGATTATCATAATTAATGTATTTTTTGCTAACTATTGATTTTATTTCCTTTTCTCTCACTTCATCTAGAAAACTACCTTTGTTTTTTGATGGGAATATAAGATTGTATAAAAATACCATCACAATAACAATTAGCATTATTAATAAATTCTTGTTTCTACTCATTATTTCAAAATACTTTTAGCGTCTTTAACAACATCTTTAACAAATCTAGTCTGAGTTCTCGAAAATGAAACTCCAAATGCTGGTTTGGATAAACCGTATGAAAATCCAAAAGTAGTATACCCACCAGGGTATGCACCCCACTCCTGGCCACGTGAAATGTCCAAGCCATTAGCTTTTTGAGTCAACGATGATCCTCCCCATGAAAAGCCACCTCCAAAACCAGTAGTAAAACTATTTCCAAATCCTTTAAAGTCACTAACCTTAAATAAAGTTTCTGGATTCGTAGATTTTATTGTATTAAAATCAGCAGAAAGACCACTACCGTTTGACACAGAAAAGCCATAAGAGTAATAGAAACTTCCTCCAAAAACTCCACCATAAGAATCTGCTACATAACCAAGACTTCCCGTAACTCCTACAGGCCCCGCTATTTGATGTGTATATGAAACCTGAGCTGCCAGACCACTTACACTTGTTTGGGAAGTTGTAATCGTACCACCCGAAACCATTCTCATAGATCTTCCTCCTTCTGCATGATCAAGTGTAATTTTCCCATCTCCTGTTCTTTCTGTGGCAGAACCATTCGCATGCAAATAATACATTCTGTCAGATCCATCTCCATGAGCTCCAATACTTTCACTTTTGCCTATATGTCTGTAGCCATTAATTTCCTTTGTTGTATCCTTCCATTCATAATTACCCGTACTATTATTTTGGTACCAATCAGGAGGTCTACTGGCGTTCTCAGCAATCATACCAGTTGGATCGACATATTTCACTGGATTATCAAATGTATAAACATATGGTGACCAACTCGGCATCTTCTCTCCCAACGGATCTACCCCATACCAAATACTCAATCTCGGGTTATAATACCTTGCTCCATAATAATACAGTCCTGTATCCTCATCTAATTCTTTTCCGTTAAATTTGTATGGATTGTTATATGATCCGTCCATCTGCTCTAACATTGTTTCTCCGAAAGGTAAATTTAAGAAAAATTGCGTTGTCTCTCCATTAGAATTAGTAACAAAGTTTGCTGTTCCCAAATGATCTCCATGCAGATAGTATAAACCTGTGTGTTGATACACTTCTCTAAGCTCAACCGATACGTTTCCTCCTAAATCTGTTTTTTCCAGATATTTTTTAAAATCTGCTTCTGCATTCGTTTTCTTTTCAGGTTTATCTTCAGCTGTCCTGCTAGTGTATAAAACAGATGGATCTTCAAATCTTCTGGTGTCATCCATTAATCTGCTTGCAAATCTTTTTGAGCCGTCAAAATAATGCTTCGTATACTGACCTGAAGAACTCACAGTTATATATGGATTCGGATACAACTTATAATCAATCAGTCTTAAGTCATCAATAAGTACCGGCGATCCGTTTTGGTACAGTTGTGCAGGAACTTCCAATCCGTATTTAACGGCTCTTTCTCCTGCGTCATCGTAAGTATAATACTGGAAAACTCCTGTATTATCATTATAGAATGCTTTCATACGATCCTGCTCATCCCAGAACATTTTTCTTGTTCCATTCTGATCACTATGTGCGACTACATTTCCATTGAAATCATATTCAAATACTTCATTATTCCCGGTTGAACTATCATCTACACTCTGAAGCTTATGAGTGCCATCAATATATTTATATCGATTTTCATAAGTATTTTCCGATACAACCACCTGATCTCTTTCATGGTGTTGTCTTTTTCCTGTAATACCACCTACATCATTATAATGCATTTCAAGCTCATAGGTTGACTGGGCAAAATTAGAAGTAGGTATAGGTTGATTTTCACCATCTAAAATGATTTTCCTCGTACCTGTTCCAACCAACCTGTTCAACGTATCATACCCGAATTCAAAATCAAAGGCTCCGCCCATTCCATTTCCCTGAGGGTTTGCAATATTGGTAACTTTGATGATATTTGAATACTCATCATATTTGTATCTATTCTGCAACATTGAAGATGATGGAGCGTTTAAGTTATAATAATCCAGTCTTCTATCAGTAGAGTTGTATCCATATGACTGAGAAGTTCCGTTACCGTAAGTAATTCCTAAACGCTGATCGAAATAATCGTAGTTCGCATTGTTTATATAGATTTCTCCATTATTATTATCCACTGATTTAAGCATTCCTCCTTTATCATAGTGATAGGAAACAACTTCATTATCCGGGTACTTGATTTTCGTAATACGGTTCCAACTGTCATAGTTAAACGAGGTTTTAAAATACATTTCAGGTATATGATATCCTCTGATTACTCTTACTTCTGAAAGTACCTCACCCATTCTTCCATAGGTATATTTTGTGCTTCCCGATCCTTCATCTTTTATACGAAGTTTCCCTGCATTATTCCCCGGTGTTGAAGGATAATATTCGTAAGAAACATTGTTTGGATTAGGATCTCCTGATGGCAAATCTGGCAATACAATCCCTACCAATCTGTTATAATCGTATTTATATTGAATAACATGAGTGCTGATACTAGGATCATTGATCAAATTATCTGTTTCTAAGGTTACCAGATTTCCGGAGGGATCATATTCGTACACCATCCTTCCCTTATCAGGATGTATTTGTTTTACCCGTCTTCCGGCAAGATCATAAGAATATCTTGTTTTAATTCCTTCAGGATCTCTTACAGACATCAACTCACCAATGGTATTGTATTCAAAGAATGTTGAAAGTGGGGTACTATCCAGATAATCATCTTTCTGTACTACTTTTCCTTCTGCATTGGCATAGGTTTCCGATTTTTGATTTGAAATCTCTTGTGTTGTTTTGAAAAGTTCATGATCAATACTGTAATTGGTTTTTGTTGTCACACCATCTTGATCTGTAAAGGAAATAATTCTATCCCGGCTATCATAATCACTGGAAGTAGAGGCACTGTTGCTTGCAGGGTTTAAAGCCTGATTTGTCACCCCTTCCATTACAGGATTGTGTTGTTTAACCGCTCTTCCAAGATCATCATATACTATCCTTCCTGATACTGCTCTTGATTCATACCCAGACCATTCAAAATCTTTTTTCGTCTGTACAATTCTTCCCAAGAAGTCGGAATAGGTATCTGTCATAATGGTATTTCCTGAGCTGGCATATTGAGGGTCGTAGTTGGAAGTAGAAGCTCTGTACAGTTTTATAGCAGAATCACTATTCGCAATGTCAGCATGATCAAACCAGTATTTGTATTTCACCGTAGGAACAGTAGCACCATTTGCAATTTCATTTGGCCCCATGATTGTTCTTGTTCTTCCGAAACCGTCATATGTAAATACCATAGCATTTCCTCCTGTATCTACTTTTCTCGTTACTACATCGAAAAGAGGATTATATGTTGCAGAGGATTTAATAGTGAAAACATCTTTTACTTCCACAACATATTTACCTGTTACCGCATCATCATAGGTATAATTAACTGAATACCGCTGTGGACCGTTTACATTGCTATTTTCCGGATAAGTAACTTTTATAATGTTTCCGGCAGTATTGTATTGAATATCCGTAGGGGTATCAACAGATCCATCAAACATGTTGTATCTTCCTACATCTCCGTTGCTCAGATTAATATTTTCTGCACTTCTTCTTCTCAGCAATTGTGAGTTGGTTGTTCCTTCATATACCTCAACAAGTGTAGGTATGCCAATAATATTATTGTCAGCGGCCTGATATGTTATTCTTGTATTATAAGATGTCGACGGGCTGGTATACTGATATTTTTCAACAAGACCTTTTGTGGTATATGTAAATTTATCTTTGGTAACAATACTTCCTCCGGATTCATAAGCTGTTTTTACTTTTTCATCC is part of the Chryseobacterium lactis genome and encodes:
- a CDS encoding TolC family protein translates to MKNKSLANRKMQQYKLITFIGIVVFLISPQNKAQTSDSTQVLTLEKVWSISELHNRQLKLSDLHRKESELSIIEAKDKLLPDLSVAGDFKFNSKFLIYNNGLLASPQDVPVSNYGYGVGYNFNLNLYSGGKEKRNIKMKEEEEIIQQYEFDLQKNNTKYNAAVAYCDLYKFLQFREFISTEISSEKKQLQMIENLNKNGVVMKSDVLRTSVKLSQLELSLSDIEKKIEVTRQKLNILMGRDGNEYFEISYQNSFEPNTIREPDYNAYLDQALDQSPQYKIAYSYIKLSEMNIQQVQSAVLPKVSLYSNYNYTFPQVSFYPYSNDLWGFGQTGIRVQFSIDNLYKNRHSVAHARNLSDQQKEKAGIKKDEIRMLVKDAYLQQQQAVESVEMAEKNIAKTTETVRVIRNSYLNQESLLTDLLDAENVLLEAKLNLTTAQVTLKLSHIRLLAIIGIL
- a CDS encoding helix-turn-helix transcriptional regulator; the protein is MNFLQELNRIVDQYDDSILVMRQQTEQRLPAHQHKKGQLLLVFGGIAYLQTHERDYYIPSNHYIWIPQNYPHNLLYNAQDLHIINIYFPQGSGDEFYTQLGIYPVSKLLSEMLVFSEKWQGNYFEGEWEYEFLHTLQTLLSKEKLKKFSIQLPTTEDERLNSITADLRKRISEPLTLEDTASKFGMSVRSLTRLFQTKLHISFVQYIKMLRVIRAMELMKDTHLTVTELAYEVGYSNISAFSNTFFQLTNMRPSEFKAML
- a CDS encoding BamA/TamA family outer membrane protein, which gives rise to MTRSIAILIFIFSTFFSLHAQEKKDSLYYKIEEFSDKRKVTKFIHRLIFRREADSTSVKSRTEKLAQETYNKKYIRKIRVEAIDPFGYGSKDNKERIKWYDWLTDHLHSTTRVSTVDNYLLFKEGEEYNAQKLYESERLLRAMPFVNRVNIGVEESSSDKDSIDVVVRVLDSWSLKPRVSYSGSKIGLGVTEENVLGLGHTFDFLYRNDSKEKQNYLLGSYTAYNLFGSYINAQILGERDFFRNERINFNVRRDFFSPLTKWAGGFTFEYFMRNVLLPIGTDTTYPEVQIKVYNQDLWGGYQIPISSDPTEKVSSNIAIIGRFQNYQYKDSPGIDQYQYFKSYNSFLMSVGFIRRNFSVQRNIFQYDLPEDIAYGNSVNLTAGGLSRSGDVKPYVGISASYGDFTRLGYFTVKAQFGRFFNEDEQNRESFRLDGTYFTPLMDWKFAKVRHFFSPTLALGNPQHNYSYKDRITLTSPDEFPVYNSDYIGTKKLVLRYQLQMFINKTWKNFHFSPYLTAAVGWLGMPNDTLLKTKVNTKIGIGVLINNPFLVFNRIQISFMYYPRVPFDNNSVFDFNSNRNNLLPINNFGTDIPHFVNFGN
- a CDS encoding M12 family metallopeptidase, which encodes MELHKKILLGSFISISMVSCNTTNDTISPPEQKTESLQPVPAGDIAKGFENTQMCKDVYLPGESYIPGTASKGAVVTSKKWPNGTVLTVLLSGGTTKVRNKVMQYAKEWSQYANITFNFVTSGTAQIRVTFTSGAGSYSYIGKDALGIASNKETMNFGWFNDNTSDSEFSRTTIHEFGHALGMIHEHQHPLAAIPWDKPKVYAYYAGYPNYWSQAQVDNNLFAKYSTTQTQYSAYDKLSIMHYSISSDLTTNGFSVGNNTVLSATDKQFIGTVYPK